One Bacteroidota bacterium genomic region harbors:
- a CDS encoding CotH kinase family protein: protein MNHLFARAINGLCCFLLLSVVNVRAQVVINEISASNFSTIANSDGEYDDWIELYNDGSSAVNLQGYGLSDDSLDRFKFVFPNYSLSAGRRLLVFASSMNIATLADHWETAVTASTTWRYFVGTSQPDTNWRNLSFNDGSWSTGQGGIGYGDVGLGKTINSSARSVMMRKTFFVSDTADILKAILYMDYDDGFVAYLNGVEIARANLGSTGDRPTYDVFAGISHDAHLPSGNDPDSFYVDNQLLKSAMVQGINVLAVEAHNYTSTSNDLNSTPFLIFGMATPGSTFGSNPSWFNSPNNEYFNANFKLSSSGESVYLTRPDSSTEDSKSYTTMSVDNSIGRSSDGSSTWCVFSSPTPGTSNGASNCYTGYANPPVFSVAPGFYTNSQWLTLTNTTPGGVIRYSTNGNDPTTSSPVYASPIILNNTKTVRAKVFASGYLPSATVSNTYFYREDIDLPIFTITTDSLNLWDYNNGIYVKGPNADANYPYKGANFWQDWRKPAAIEYYDKNKIRQFHSNGEIGIYGNYSRAKPQKSFEINLSDRFGEGSINFPLIPDKGFIDKTDNIVLRNSGTDWNVVHFRDAYMQRVMKNTHSGYIATEPAVMFLNGDFWGVYTIHENHDHHWIDHNYGLTQGDYDYLKEDGSTMTVKNGSSADFFSMYNYATTANPNTQQFYNDMSGYLNLENFADYLIAETYYNNGDWIGDWTNNIKMWRSSKVDGKWHYLMYDLDFGCGYSGSVNDNRLNIALNPQAFSYTSNLMNAMLDNPTFRGYFINRYADLINTIFKNSEMTAVEHQFEDSMSHDMQDHLALWGGTMNDWQNNIDDMMNFVSRRPAIARDQIESEFNMNNQVNITLNVSPAGAGRIQISTIIPETLPWTGVYFHGNPVTLTAIPNPGYTFDHFTINSSNNNNQTFTQNFSNNNNTVTAHFTGSSSTPHITVSELNYNASPANDDGDWLELHNYGSQDIDLTGWYIRDENDFHKYSFPLGTVLPANGYLVVAEDMVKFTDQHAGVFNVIGPLGFNFGNAGDQVRLFDYNDNLYLSFYYQDLAPWPVEADGSGYTCELLSQTGDLNDGANWFPGCAGGSPGREYSSILGVPVTLTGSTTFCTGNSITLNATAISGYSYQWQRNHVNIPGATSPTLIATQGGTYAVNVSYQGCSSLSDSTVITVVNQGPDPVVTEANRCGPGSLMLTATSTDTIYWFDAPGGNIIFIGDTLFTNYLTSSVTYYAQTSLSCPSNQIPAEARILELTELPVTQNVSRCGTGSVTLTASDTAEIHWYTQAFGGALIGTGSSVIVSFVPTDTSFFVEAGNICPSQRVEVQVNIHSSDPPVLGSASRCGNGPLALTASSPDPVYWYDAMIGGNLLDSGYTFITPALSTTTRFYAEANGGCASPRVFVDALVNPIPPDPTVTDSGTCGPGTVDLYATSTEQIFWYDAPSGGNQVGSGSLFTTPVISAPTTYYVEAGYICRSNRVPVNAMVYSSPSVNLGPDSVTVLSGNTITLDAGAGFSSYLWSNGETTQTITVGTTNTYSVVATDVHGCTATDSTVVTITIGIDHPDAVVAWLVYPNPAHDKLNLLFEAVHGERCKVLLTDLQGRVTKENNAQLLAGQNKMQIDLSDCAKGFYLLHIDAGSFTKTVKVVVE, encoded by the coding sequence ATGAACCATCTTTTTGCCAGGGCCATAAACGGCTTGTGCTGCTTTTTGCTGCTTTCCGTTGTCAATGTTCGTGCCCAGGTCGTGATCAATGAAATTTCCGCGTCCAATTTTTCTACCATAGCGAACAGCGATGGTGAATATGATGACTGGATCGAGTTATACAATGACGGATCCTCAGCTGTTAACCTTCAGGGTTATGGATTGTCGGATGACAGTCTGGACAGATTCAAATTTGTTTTCCCGAATTATTCACTGAGTGCAGGACGACGTTTGCTTGTCTTTGCTTCCAGCATGAACATTGCAACCCTTGCCGATCATTGGGAAACAGCAGTTACTGCGTCTACAACCTGGAGATATTTTGTCGGGACATCTCAACCCGATACCAACTGGAGAAATTTATCGTTCAATGACGGATCCTGGTCGACAGGACAAGGTGGTATAGGATATGGTGATGTGGGCCTTGGAAAGACGATCAATTCGAGCGCACGCTCTGTTATGATGCGTAAAACATTTTTCGTTTCGGATACAGCTGATATTCTGAAAGCGATTCTCTACATGGATTACGATGATGGTTTTGTCGCCTATCTCAATGGGGTTGAAATTGCAAGAGCCAACCTGGGATCCACCGGTGATCGCCCGACTTACGATGTGTTTGCGGGAATCTCTCACGATGCGCATTTGCCTTCAGGTAATGATCCGGATTCCTTTTATGTCGATAATCAATTGCTGAAAAGTGCGATGGTGCAGGGAATAAATGTTCTGGCCGTTGAAGCGCACAACTACACGTCTACTTCCAATGATTTGAATTCAACACCGTTCCTCATTTTTGGAATGGCAACACCTGGCAGTACATTTGGTTCCAACCCTTCCTGGTTCAATTCACCGAACAATGAATATTTCAATGCCAATTTTAAACTGAGCAGTTCCGGTGAATCAGTTTATTTAACTCGTCCTGACAGCAGCACAGAGGACAGTAAATCATATACCACTATGAGTGTAGATAATTCCATCGGAAGATCATCCGACGGTAGTTCTACCTGGTGTGTTTTTTCAAGCCCAACTCCCGGAACCAGCAATGGCGCGTCGAATTGCTATACCGGTTATGCAAATCCACCGGTGTTCTCTGTCGCGCCGGGATTTTATACCAACTCCCAGTGGCTGACGCTCACGAATACAACACCGGGCGGTGTGATTCGGTATTCTACCAATGGAAATGATCCGACGACTTCTTCTCCAGTTTATGCTTCACCGATAATATTAAACAATACCAAAACTGTACGGGCAAAAGTTTTTGCCAGCGGATATTTACCAAGTGCAACCGTTTCGAATACTTATTTTTATCGAGAGGACATAGACCTTCCGATTTTTACAATCACAACCGATTCATTAAATCTCTGGGATTACAATAATGGGATCTATGTGAAAGGTCCGAATGCCGACGCGAACTATCCTTACAAAGGCGCGAACTTCTGGCAAGACTGGAGAAAACCAGCCGCTATTGAATATTACGATAAAAATAAAATTCGTCAGTTTCATTCCAACGGAGAAATTGGGATTTACGGAAACTATTCCCGTGCGAAGCCACAGAAAAGTTTTGAGATCAATCTGAGCGATCGCTTTGGGGAAGGGAGTATTAATTTTCCATTGATTCCTGACAAAGGTTTTATCGACAAGACTGATAATATCGTTTTGCGAAATTCAGGGACAGATTGGAATGTTGTTCATTTCCGTGACGCTTACATGCAGCGTGTGATGAAAAACACACATTCCGGATACATCGCGACCGAACCGGCGGTAATGTTTTTGAATGGAGATTTCTGGGGTGTTTATACTATTCATGAAAATCATGACCATCACTGGATAGATCACAACTATGGTTTAACTCAGGGAGATTACGATTACCTGAAGGAAGATGGAAGTACCATGACGGTGAAGAATGGAAGTAGTGCTGATTTTTTCAGTATGTACAATTATGCCACTACTGCGAATCCCAATACCCAACAGTTTTACAATGATATGAGTGGTTATCTCAATCTTGAGAATTTCGCGGATTACCTCATAGCGGAAACATATTACAACAACGGCGACTGGATCGGAGATTGGACCAACAATATCAAAATGTGGCGTTCATCAAAAGTTGATGGCAAATGGCATTATCTGATGTATGATCTTGATTTTGGCTGTGGTTATTCAGGAAGTGTCAACGACAATCGTCTGAATATCGCATTGAATCCTCAGGCATTCAGCTATACCTCGAATTTGATGAACGCGATGTTGGATAACCCGACCTTCAGAGGTTATTTTATCAATCGTTATGCGGATCTGATAAATACGATTTTCAAGAATTCCGAGATGACTGCAGTGGAGCATCAGTTCGAGGATTCTATGTCTCATGATATGCAGGATCACCTTGCTTTGTGGGGTGGAACCATGAACGACTGGCAGAACAATATCGACGACATGATGAATTTCGTAAGTCGCAGACCGGCTATTGCCCGCGATCAGATCGAAAGCGAATTCAATATGAATAACCAGGTGAATATCACACTGAATGTTTCACCTGCCGGAGCCGGTCGAATTCAGATCAGTACCATTATTCCTGAAACTTTGCCATGGACAGGTGTTTACTTTCATGGAAATCCGGTGACTTTGACTGCTATTCCGAATCCGGGTTATACTTTTGATCATTTTACAATTAATAGCAGTAACAACAACAACCAAACCTTTACACAGAATTTTTCAAATAACAACAATACCGTTACTGCTCATTTTACCGGCTCTTCATCAACTCCGCATATTACCGTAAGTGAGTTAAACTACAATGCGAGCCCGGCAAATGATGATGGCGACTGGCTTGAATTGCACAATTACGGTTCACAGGATATCGATCTCACCGGTTGGTATATTCGTGATGAAAATGATTTTCATAAATACTCTTTCCCGTTGGGAACTGTATTACCGGCAAACGGTTACCTTGTTGTTGCGGAGGATATGGTAAAATTTACAGACCAACATGCCGGAGTTTTCAATGTCATTGGCCCACTCGGATTCAATTTCGGAAATGCCGGTGATCAGGTAAGATTGTTCGATTATAATGACAACTTGTATCTGTCCTTCTATTATCAGGATCTTGCTCCCTGGCCGGTCGAAGCCGACGGCAGTGGTTACACATGTGAACTGCTGAGTCAGACCGGAGATTTAAATGACGGGGCTAATTGGTTCCCCGGTTGCGCGGGTGGTTCTCCGGGTCGTGAGTACAGTAGCATTCTTGGAGTACCGGTGACACTTACGGGCAGCACTACATTTTGTACAGGAAACAGTATTACTTTAAATGCGACTGCAATTTCAGGTTACAGCTATCAGTGGCAACGTAATCATGTAAATATTCCGGGTGCAACCAGCCCGACACTGATCGCAACTCAAGGAGGAACTTACGCAGTGAATGTAAGTTACCAGGGTTGTTCTTCACTGTCAGATTCTACGGTCATCACTGTTGTGAACCAGGGACCCGATCCTGTTGTGACAGAAGCAAATCGATGTGGCCCGGGCTCACTGATGCTTACAGCTACTTCAACAGATACGATTTACTGGTTTGACGCGCCGGGAGGAAATATAATATTCATAGGTGACACGCTTTTCACTAATTACCTCACTTCCTCTGTTACCTATTATGCGCAAACCAGTTTGTCATGTCCAAGCAATCAGATTCCGGCGGAAGCCAGAATTCTTGAATTGACAGAACTGCCGGTTACTCAGAATGTTTCCCGTTGCGGAACAGGATCTGTCACGCTTACTGCTTCAGACACTGCGGAAATTCATTGGTATACTCAGGCATTTGGCGGGGCACTTATCGGGACTGGATCTTCTGTAATTGTTTCCTTTGTTCCAACGGATACTTCATTCTTTGTTGAAGCTGGAAATATTTGTCCAAGTCAGCGCGTCGAAGTACAGGTGAATATTCATTCATCAGATCCTCCGGTTCTCGGAAGTGCTTCACGTTGTGGCAATGGACCCCTGGCATTAACCGCCTCATCTCCGGATCCGGTGTATTGGTATGATGCAATGATCGGAGGAAATTTATTGGATTCAGGTTATACATTTATTACACCAGCACTTTCTACCACTACGCGTTTCTATGCTGAAGCAAATGGCGGGTGCGCGAGTCCGCGAGTGTTCGTGGACGCTCTGGTGAATCCGATTCCTCCCGATCCAACTGTAACCGATTCCGGAACCTGCGGACCAGGTACTGTTGATTTGTATGCAACTTCAACCGAACAAATCTTCTGGTACGATGCTCCAAGCGGAGGAAATCAGGTTGGCTCCGGTTCCTTGTTTACAACTCCGGTGATTTCTGCACCAACAACTTATTATGTGGAAGCGGGATATATCTGTCGCAGTAACAGAGTTCCTGTCAACGCGATGGTTTATTCATCACCTTCTGTCAATCTTGGTCCGGATAGTGTGACTGTGCTGAGTGGAAATACAATCACCCTGGATGCAGGTGCAGGATTCAGTAGCTATTTGTGGTCCAATGGTGAAACGACACAAACCATTACAGTTGGTACAACAAATACCTATAGTGTTGTGGCGACCGATGTTCATGGATGTACTGCTACAGACAGTACTGTGGTAACGATCACCATCGGTATTGATCATCCGGATGCTGTTGTGGCCTGGCTGGTTTACCCGAATCCGGCTCACGATAAACTAAATTTATTGTTTGAAGCAGTGCACGGTGAACGTTGTAAGGTTTTATTGACAGACCTGCAGGGTCGTGTCACAAAAGAGAATAATGCTCAGCTTCTGGCCGGACAAAATAAAATGCAAATCGATCTGAGTGATTGTGCCAAAGGATTTTATTTGTTGCACATTGATGCAGGTTCGTTTACCAAAACGGTGAAAGTTGTCGTCGAATAA
- a CDS encoding fibronectin type III domain-containing protein, producing the protein MKNIISPRIRLPFLMAILGLLFLSTSEIHAQCNVPSGLSTTNITNTGAKLNWATTVADSFLVRYYVSGTTAYFYKTVKPGTSVNTTLTGLYPNTVYYWQIRSWCSNGTSGAYQTTPASFTTTSTTVACVTPNLATTGTVTANTAVISWGNYVTADSFQVRYNVKNTTNYVWKKVPGSAHSTTLTGLLPNTQYDWSVRCICASNPTQAYCATVTFTTLSSSCGTADVYYFSSSSITSNSAIVGWRAVTGAVSYNIRYAVRYSNNWVTVSSTTVSKSLSNLVSSTWYEFQVQSVCSSGAGSWSTSGIFQTLSGVLAVSRGPYLQLSTTNSIYIRWRTNNASDTKVKYGTSATNLNLAVSNSTSSTEHIIQLTGLTANTKYYYSVGSTTTTIQGDTGNYFMTNPAVGSTGPVRIWAFGDFGVASNAQAQVRDAYRNYTGTRHTNVWLWLGDNAYNDGTDAEYQTKVFNMYPYQFKKYVVWPSSGNHDLHTANAANQTGPYFDNFTMPKNGEAGGLSSGTEAYYSFNYANIHFICLESNDAAYRATNGAMATWLTNDLNANTQRWTIVYFHHPPYSKGSHNSDTEVELMEMRTNIMPILENKKVDLVMAGHSHSYERSMLIRGHYGLESTFNASTMAVSSGSGIYPSSYTKAAPNYYGTVYLICGVGGQVGATTAGYPHNAMYTSSVANYGSMVIDVQGDRLDTKFLTSTGSIWDQFTIQKSGTPSPALRTGIEMDQNVPIADPMAIYPNPVHDYLTIEYELRNSSPVQVDVMDLSGRMVYRIADEMEQPEGRNQLHFPIRDANLPKGVYIIRLITDEYVQSKRILVE; encoded by the coding sequence ATGAAAAATATTATCTCCCCCAGAATTCGATTGCCGTTTCTTATGGCAATTCTTGGATTATTGTTTTTATCGACCAGTGAAATCCATGCGCAATGTAATGTGCCTTCAGGATTGTCAACAACCAATATTACAAATACCGGAGCGAAATTAAATTGGGCTACAACAGTGGCTGATAGTTTTTTGGTTCGGTATTATGTGAGCGGGACCACTGCTTATTTTTATAAAACAGTAAAACCGGGAACAAGTGTAAACACCACACTTACGGGTCTATACCCTAACACGGTTTATTACTGGCAAATTCGTTCATGGTGCAGCAATGGAACAAGCGGTGCTTATCAAACCACTCCGGCTTCTTTTACCACAACAAGTACAACTGTAGCTTGCGTTACACCAAATCTTGCAACAACAGGTACTGTTACTGCAAATACAGCCGTAATTTCCTGGGGAAATTATGTAACTGCTGACAGTTTTCAGGTTCGTTACAATGTAAAAAATACCACCAATTATGTTTGGAAAAAAGTGCCGGGCTCAGCGCACTCAACAACACTTACCGGTTTATTACCAAATACACAATACGACTGGAGTGTACGTTGTATTTGCGCCAGCAACCCTACACAGGCATATTGCGCGACTGTAACATTTACAACCCTATCCTCCAGCTGTGGCACTGCTGATGTGTATTATTTTTCTTCTTCTTCGATTACATCCAACAGCGCAATTGTAGGCTGGAGGGCCGTTACCGGAGCTGTCAGCTATAATATTCGATATGCGGTTCGTTATTCAAATAACTGGGTAACGGTTTCGTCTACTACAGTTAGTAAATCGTTGAGCAATCTTGTGTCATCCACATGGTATGAATTCCAGGTACAATCGGTTTGTTCATCCGGTGCAGGATCATGGTCCACTTCAGGAATTTTTCAAACCTTGTCAGGAGTGCTTGCTGTAAGCAGAGGACCTTATCTTCAGTTGTCTACAACCAATAGTATTTATATTCGCTGGCGTACTAACAATGCCAGTGATACCAAAGTGAAATATGGAACAAGCGCTACAAATTTAAATCTTGCTGTTTCAAATTCTACGTCTTCAACTGAACACATCATTCAATTGACGGGCTTAACTGCAAATACCAAATATTATTATTCCGTCGGATCGACTACTACGACTATCCAGGGAGATACAGGAAATTATTTCATGACCAACCCTGCTGTAGGATCTACCGGACCTGTACGGATCTGGGCTTTTGGGGATTTTGGCGTTGCCAGTAACGCGCAAGCTCAGGTAAGAGATGCTTACCGAAACTATACCGGAACAAGGCATACAAATGTATGGCTCTGGCTGGGTGACAATGCCTATAACGATGGAACAGATGCGGAATATCAAACCAAGGTGTTCAACATGTATCCATATCAGTTCAAAAAATATGTTGTTTGGCCTTCTTCAGGAAATCATGATTTGCATACAGCGAATGCAGCGAATCAAACGGGTCCGTATTTCGATAATTTCACTATGCCGAAAAATGGGGAAGCCGGTGGTTTATCATCAGGCACTGAAGCGTATTACTCCTTCAACTACGCGAACATTCATTTCATTTGCCTCGAATCAAATGATGCAGCCTATCGTGCTACAAATGGGGCTATGGCAACATGGCTGACCAATGACTTAAATGCGAATACACAGCGTTGGACAATTGTTTATTTCCACCATCCTCCTTATTCAAAGGGTTCGCACAACTCCGATACTGAAGTTGAATTGATGGAGATGCGTACGAACATTATGCCTATTCTGGAAAACAAAAAGGTTGACCTGGTAATGGCCGGGCACAGTCACTCGTATGAACGTTCAATGTTGATCAGAGGACACTACGGACTCGAAAGCACATTCAATGCTTCGACAATGGCTGTGAGTTCTGGTAGCGGTATTTATCCAAGTTCATACACTAAAGCGGCTCCAAATTATTACGGTACAGTATACCTGATCTGCGGTGTAGGTGGACAAGTAGGAGCAACAACTGCAGGCTATCCTCACAATGCGATGTACACTTCTTCTGTTGCAAATTACGGAAGCATGGTGATTGATGTTCAGGGTGACCGTCTGGATACAAAATTTCTGACATCAACAGGAAGTATATGGGATCAGTTTACCATTCAGAAAAGCGGAACTCCTTCGCCGGCACTTCGCACAGGAATTGAAATGGACCAAAATGTTCCTATTGCCGATCCAATGGCAATATACCCGAACCCTGTGCACGATTATCTCACAATTGAATATGAACTGCGCAACTCTTCCCCTGTTCAGGTAGACGTTATGGATCTTTCCGGACGAATGGTCTACAGAATAGCTGATGAAATGGAGCAACCGGAAGGACGGAATCAATTACACTTCCCGATTCGTGATGCAAATCTTCCCAAAGGCGTTTACATTATCCGTCTCATTACGGATGAATACGTTCAATCAAAGAGAATACTGGTGGAGTAA